The Gemmatimonadota bacterium genome has a segment encoding these proteins:
- the panC gene encoding pantoate--beta-alanine ligase produces the protein MEEFTSIAALRARLARERSQGRRIGFVPTMGFLHDGHLALVDDIRAACDLVVMSIFVNPLQFGPNEDLSRYPRNIERDRGLAASRGVEVLFVPTADEMYPPGAEIRVVAGATASRWEGAHRPGHFDGVLTVVAKLFNIVQPDVAGFGQKDIEQVTLIRKMVRDLDLPLTLRVLPTVREPDGLALSSRNVYLTPEARIEALSLSRALHAVEVRWRAGERDAEVLHTVAAEIFAATRGVTPDYIALADPDSLASVERAEPGTIVAVAARVGTTRLIDNVILKEPNA, from the coding sequence ATGGAAGAATTCACGAGCATTGCGGCACTCCGGGCGCGACTCGCGCGCGAGCGGAGCCAGGGCCGTCGCATCGGCTTCGTGCCGACGATGGGCTTCCTGCACGACGGTCACCTGGCGCTCGTGGACGATATCCGCGCGGCCTGTGATCTCGTCGTGATGAGCATCTTCGTCAATCCGCTGCAGTTCGGTCCGAACGAGGATCTATCCCGCTACCCGCGCAACATCGAGCGCGACCGGGGGCTGGCTGCCTCGCGCGGCGTGGAGGTGCTGTTTGTGCCGACGGCTGACGAGATGTATCCGCCCGGGGCGGAAATTCGTGTGGTCGCGGGCGCGACGGCGTCACGCTGGGAAGGCGCCCATCGACCGGGGCATTTCGATGGCGTGCTCACCGTGGTCGCCAAGTTGTTCAACATCGTCCAGCCCGATGTCGCCGGCTTCGGACAGAAGGACATCGAGCAGGTCACCCTCATCCGCAAGATGGTCCGCGACCTCGACCTGCCGTTGACGCTGCGGGTGCTGCCGACGGTGCGCGAACCGGATGGGCTCGCCCTCTCGTCACGCAACGTCTACCTCACCCCCGAGGCACGGATCGAAGCCCTGTCGCTATCGCGGGCGTTGCACGCGGTCGAGGTGCGTTGGCGAGCCGGGGAGCGGGATGCCGAGGTCTTGCACACGGTCGCGGCCGAGATCTTTGCTGCGACTCGCGGCGTGACGCCGGACTATATTGCGCTCGCTGATCCTGACTCGCTCGCCTCCGTCGAGCGAGCTGAGCCGGGGACAATCGTCGCCGTGGCAGCGCGGGTCGGCACCACCCGCTTGATCGACAACGTGATCCTCAAGGAGCCGAACGCGTGA
- the panD gene encoding aspartate 1-decarboxylase gives MRRRLMKSKIHRATITAADLHYEGSLTLDTDLIAAADLVVYEEIQVVNVNNGARFTTYVIPGPAGSGVVQLNGAAARLGMVGDLVILIAYGDIDEPDVPAFRPAVVFVDGSNRIVSPPPGPA, from the coding sequence ATGCGCCGTCGCCTCATGAAGTCCAAGATCCATCGTGCGACCATCACTGCTGCGGACCTCCATTACGAGGGGTCGCTGACGCTCGATACCGATCTGATCGCGGCCGCCGACCTGGTGGTCTACGAAGAGATCCAGGTGGTCAACGTCAACAACGGTGCGCGCTTCACGACCTACGTGATTCCCGGTCCGGCCGGAAGCGGCGTCGTGCAGCTGAACGGTGCCGCGGCGCGCCTCGGCATGGTTGGAGACCTCGTCATCCTGATTGCCTACGGTGACATCGATGAGCCCGACGTACCCGCGTTTCGCCCGGCAGTGGTTTTCGTCGACGGGTCGAACCGGATCGTCTCGCCACCACCCGGGCCCGCTTGA
- the panB gene encoding 3-methyl-2-oxobutanoate hydroxymethyltransferase: MPDLATRKRDGRRLVMLTCYDALFARLLESAGVDIMLVGDSLNEVLAGHRSTLSATLDQMIYHAASVRRGTERTPIVVDLPFLSYQVSPEEAIRNAGRVLAETDCHAVKLEGGAPMAETVRALVDRGIPVVGHLGLTPQAINTLGGYRVQGRDAPAAQKLLDDAVALEQAGASAIVLELVPRGLAAQVSEALTVPTIGIGAGNGCDGQVLVLHDMIGLNDTFTPRFLKRYAELAGTVRDAVSQFAAEVRTGAYPDDAHSFD; the protein is encoded by the coding sequence ATGCCCGATCTCGCAACCCGCAAGCGCGACGGGCGCCGGCTGGTGATGCTGACTTGCTACGATGCGCTCTTTGCGCGGCTGCTCGAGAGCGCGGGCGTCGACATCATGCTGGTGGGTGACTCGCTGAACGAGGTGCTCGCCGGCCATCGCTCCACGCTCAGCGCGACGCTTGATCAGATGATCTACCATGCCGCGAGTGTGCGGCGCGGAACCGAGCGCACGCCCATCGTGGTGGACCTGCCATTTCTTTCCTACCAGGTCTCGCCGGAAGAGGCGATCCGGAACGCCGGTCGGGTGCTGGCCGAAACGGACTGCCACGCCGTGAAGCTCGAAGGTGGCGCCCCGATGGCGGAGACCGTGCGCGCGCTCGTCGATCGCGGGATTCCGGTCGTGGGTCACCTCGGCCTCACGCCGCAGGCCATCAACACGCTCGGCGGCTATCGCGTGCAGGGTCGTGACGCCCCGGCCGCGCAGAAACTGCTCGATGACGCAGTGGCGCTCGAACAGGCGGGGGCCAGCGCGATCGTCCTCGAACTGGTGCCGCGTGGTCTTGCTGCTCAGGTCTCCGAGGCGCTCACGGTTCCGACGATCGGTATCGGCGCGGGCAACGGCTGCGATGGTCAGGTATTGGTGCTGCACGACATGATTGGTCTCAACGACACCTTCACGCCGCGTTTCCTGAAGCGCTATGCCGAGCTGGCTGGGACGGTGCGTGACGCCGTGTCGCAGTTCGCCGCCGAAGTCCGCACCGGCGCATACCCCGACGACGCCCACTCCTTCGATTGA